The following coding sequences are from one Lysinibacillus sp. FSL W8-0992 window:
- a CDS encoding YozE family protein has product MTLNKWLKQFVYEDSPIGDLARDNKVDPTFPDSDSYNELYDYLISQKASDLCLLSFDNAWRLYKNGGIKMTFKNWLINCSDYSEYGWLAVDVENDSTFPNTDSYLDMMVYLIENSAGEMSTRLFKEAWEEYAMECDKEVTQ; this is encoded by the coding sequence ATGACATTAAATAAATGGTTAAAACAATTCGTTTATGAAGATTCACCAATCGGAGATTTAGCAAGAGACAACAAGGTAGATCCAACGTTCCCTGATAGTGATTCATATAACGAATTGTATGATTATCTAATTTCACAAAAGGCGAGCGACTTATGTTTACTTTCATTCGATAATGCATGGCGATTATACAAAAACGGAGGAATAAAAATGACATTCAAAAATTGGTTAATAAATTGTTCAGATTACAGTGAATACGGGTGGTTAGCAGTAGATGTTGAAAATGATAGTACATTCCCTAATACCGATAGTTATTTAGATATGATGGTCTATCTGATAGAAAATAGTGCTGGCGAAATGTCTACACGATTATTTAAAGAAGCATGGGAAGAATACGCAATGGAATGCGATAAGGAGGTAACGCAATGA
- a CDS encoding site-specific integrase, with amino-acid sequence MAYIYKRGSKWAYRAYAGKDPVTGKDKQASKSGFLTKKDAQLAAALYERQFHNGEYIEPSKLTFETICNDWLKHYLSQGAKESSHRARRIALDHVKGEFGQLPIQRVTKKAYQDFIDELSNKFSANYISSIHTSANMVFVYAHENKLIKETPSKDVRLPKKKKTVADLEKDSINEKFLEKDELEEFLIYAKDEGLEGDLLTFTMLAYTGLRIGEMIALKWTDIDFTDKTLRVYKTYYNPTNNKLEYKLLTPKTESSVRTISIDTVLIDLLESHKQAQEQILKENKPFYNDNGFIFATNEGYPKTIKHFAIRMQRLLKKTSIKKNVTPHSFRHTHTSLLIEANVHIKEIQERLGHSDINTTMDIYAHMTKNIKKEASNKFSDLMKDLSKNLIDSNHEQKHEHNVF; translated from the coding sequence ATGGCATACATCTATAAAAGGGGTAGCAAATGGGCATATCGAGCCTATGCTGGTAAAGACCCTGTCACCGGAAAGGACAAACAGGCTAGTAAGTCGGGGTTCTTAACAAAGAAAGATGCTCAACTAGCAGCAGCGTTATATGAACGTCAATTTCATAATGGGGAATATATAGAACCTTCTAAATTAACTTTTGAAACAATATGTAACGACTGGTTAAAACACTACTTGTCACAAGGGGCTAAGGAAAGCAGTCATAGAGCCAGACGTATTGCATTGGATCATGTTAAAGGTGAATTCGGGCAACTGCCCATTCAAAGAGTTACCAAAAAGGCATATCAAGATTTCATAGATGAATTATCCAATAAATTCAGTGCAAACTATATTTCCAGTATCCATACCTCTGCAAACATGGTTTTTGTGTATGCTCATGAAAATAAACTAATTAAAGAAACACCATCAAAAGACGTGAGGCTGCCTAAAAAGAAAAAAACTGTGGCTGATCTTGAAAAAGATAGCATAAATGAAAAGTTTCTTGAAAAAGATGAATTAGAGGAATTTCTAATCTACGCCAAAGATGAGGGCTTAGAGGGTGATTTACTAACATTCACTATGCTAGCATACACAGGTTTGCGTATAGGTGAGATGATTGCTTTAAAATGGACTGACATTGATTTCACTGATAAAACGTTGCGAGTATATAAAACTTACTACAACCCTACTAACAACAAACTGGAATATAAATTACTTACCCCAAAAACAGAAAGTTCAGTACGCACTATTTCAATTGATACTGTTTTAATTGATTTACTTGAGTCACACAAACAAGCACAAGAACAAATATTGAAAGAAAATAAACCTTTTTATAATGACAATGGCTTCATCTTTGCAACCAATGAGGGTTATCCGAAAACAATTAAACATTTTGCAATACGTATGCAACGACTTCTAAAAAAGACAAGTATAAAAAAGAACGTAACCCCTCACTCGTTCAGACATACTCACACGTCTTTATTGATTGAAGCCAATGTCCACATCAAAGAAATACAAGAACGTCTAGGGCATTCAGATATTAACACAACAATGGACATTTACGCCCACATGACAAAGAACATAAAAAAAGAGGCTTCCAATAAGTTCAGTGACTTAATGAAAGACCTCTCTAAAAATTTAATTGATTCTAACCATGAACAAAAGCATGAACATAATGTATTTTAG
- the groES gene encoding co-chaperone GroES — protein sequence MLRPLGDRIVIELIEVEEKSAFGIVLPDSAKEKPQEGKVVAVGTGRILENGQRVELDVKVDDHIIFSKYSGTEVKYEGNEYLILRESDILAIIE from the coding sequence TTGTTAAGACCACTAGGAGATCGTATTGTCATCGAACTAATCGAGGTAGAAGAAAAATCTGCATTTGGAATTGTACTACCAGACTCTGCAAAAGAAAAACCACAAGAGGGTAAAGTAGTAGCAGTTGGGACAGGTCGTATATTAGAAAACGGACAACGTGTAGAGCTTGACGTTAAAGTTGACGACCACATTATTTTCTCTAAATACTCAGGTACAGAAGTTAAATATGAAGGCAATGAATACTTAATCTTACGTGAAAGTGATATTCTTGCAATTATTGAATAA
- the groL gene encoding chaperonin GroEL (60 kDa chaperone family; promotes refolding of misfolded polypeptides especially under stressful conditions; forms two stacked rings of heptamers to form a barrel-shaped 14mer; ends can be capped by GroES; misfolded proteins enter the barrel where they are refolded when GroES binds), whose amino-acid sequence MAKDIKFSEEARALMLQGVDKLANAVKVTLGPKGRNVVLEKKFGSPLITNDGVTIAKEIELENPYENMGAKLVAEVASKTNEIAGDGTTTATVLAQAIIREGLKNVTAGANPVGIRKGIDKAVAAALTELHAISRPVSNKEEIAQVAAISAADDEVGQLIAEAMERVGNDGVITIEESKGFTTELDVVEGMQFDRGYASHYMVTDTDKMEAVLDNPYILITDKKITNIQEVLPLLEQVVQQGRPLLMIAEDVEGEALATLVVNKLRGTFNAVAVKAPGFGDRRKAMLEDIAILTGGQVITEELGLDLKTADITSLGRAAKVVVTKDYTTIVEGVGGTEAIERRVGQIRAQLADTTSEFDKEKLQERLAKLAGGVAVIKVGAATETELKERKLRIEDALNSTRAAVEEGIVSGGGTALLNVYAAVEKAADAVEGDVATGVKIVLRALEEPVRQIANNAGLEGSIIVDRLKREEIGVGFNAATGEWVNMMEAGVVDPAKVTRSALQNAASVAALLLTTEAVVADIPELAAPGMPDMGGMGGMGGMM is encoded by the coding sequence ATGGCAAAAGATATTAAATTCTCAGAAGAAGCTCGTGCATTAATGCTTCAAGGTGTAGATAAATTAGCAAACGCAGTAAAAGTGACATTAGGTCCTAAAGGTCGTAACGTCGTATTAGAAAAAAAATTCGGTTCACCATTAATTACAAATGATGGTGTAACAATTGCAAAAGAAATTGAACTTGAAAATCCATATGAAAACATGGGTGCAAAATTAGTAGCAGAGGTTGCTTCTAAAACTAATGAAATCGCTGGTGATGGTACAACTACTGCAACAGTTCTTGCACAAGCGATTATCCGTGAAGGTCTTAAAAACGTAACAGCTGGTGCAAACCCTGTAGGAATCCGTAAAGGGATTGACAAAGCGGTAGCAGCAGCTCTTACAGAATTACATGCTATTTCTCGTCCAGTAAGCAATAAAGAGGAAATCGCACAAGTTGCGGCAATCTCAGCAGCTGACGACGAAGTAGGCCAACTAATTGCAGAAGCAATGGAACGTGTTGGTAATGATGGTGTTATTACAATTGAGGAATCTAAAGGTTTCACAACTGAATTAGATGTAGTAGAAGGTATGCAATTCGATCGAGGTTATGCGTCGCACTACATGGTAACAGATACAGATAAAATGGAAGCGGTTCTTGATAACCCATACATTTTAATTACAGATAAAAAAATTACGAATATCCAAGAAGTTTTACCGCTATTAGAACAAGTGGTACAACAAGGTCGTCCACTATTAATGATCGCTGAAGATGTTGAGGGTGAAGCTCTTGCAACACTTGTAGTTAATAAACTACGTGGTACATTCAATGCTGTAGCAGTAAAAGCACCAGGCTTCGGTGACCGTCGTAAAGCGATGCTTGAAGATATTGCAATCTTAACAGGTGGTCAAGTAATTACAGAAGAATTAGGCTTAGATCTTAAAACTGCTGATATTACATCATTAGGCCGTGCTGCGAAAGTTGTTGTAACAAAAGACTATACAACAATCGTAGAAGGAGTTGGCGGTACAGAAGCAATCGAGCGTCGTGTCGGCCAAATTCGTGCACAGCTTGCTGATACAACTTCAGAATTCGATAAAGAAAAATTACAAGAACGCCTAGCGAAATTAGCAGGTGGTGTAGCAGTTATTAAAGTTGGTGCTGCAACAGAAACAGAATTAAAAGAACGCAAACTTCGCATTGAAGATGCATTGAACTCAACACGTGCAGCAGTAGAAGAAGGTATCGTATCAGGTGGTGGTACTGCACTTCTAAATGTATACGCAGCAGTTGAAAAAGCAGCTGATGCAGTTGAAGGCGATGTAGCAACAGGTGTGAAAATTGTTCTTCGTGCATTAGAAGAGCCAGTTCGCCAAATCGCAAACAATGCAGGTCTTGAAGGTTCAATTATTGTAGATCGCCTAAAACGCGAAGAAATCGGTGTTGGTTTCAACGCAGCAACAGGCGAGTGGGTTAACATGATGGAAGCGGGCGTAGTAGACCCAGCAAAAGTAACACGCTCAGCACTACAAAATGCAGCATCTGTAGCAGCTCTATTATTAACTACTGAAGCTGTTGTAGCAGATATTCCAGAACTAGCAGCACCAGGTATGCCTGATATGGGCGGAATGGGTGGAATGGGCGGCATGATGTAA
- a CDS encoding HNH endonuclease yields MKPQRKCNHSTCRTLIDYDQQHCEQHKPRNQRKQESYSERMEKDGQYRRFYNSAAWRNLSFQHRLKNPICEECIKVGLVVKADVVDHVIEIKDDWSKRLDEKNIRSLCHHHHAIKTKQEQMKRFLQ; encoded by the coding sequence TTGAAGCCACAACGCAAATGCAATCACTCTACATGCAGAACATTAATTGACTATGACCAGCAACATTGTGAGCAACATAAACCACGTAACCAACGTAAACAGGAATCTTATTCAGAACGTATGGAGAAGGATGGGCAATATAGACGGTTTTATAATAGTGCAGCATGGCGAAATCTATCATTTCAGCATCGTTTAAAAAATCCAATATGCGAGGAATGTATAAAGGTAGGTTTAGTGGTTAAAGCAGATGTTGTAGATCACGTGATTGAGATTAAAGATGATTGGTCAAAGAGATTAGATGAAAAAAACATACGTAGCTTATGCCATCATCATCATGCGATTAAGACAAAGCAAGAACAGATGAAACGTTTCCTTCAATAA
- a CDS encoding phage/plasmid primase, P4 family — translation MAIKEKEKILMVVQENIPEELKALRNWVLWCAEYNEDRQQFDKIPYQIDGRRASHSDFATWNTFDIVYKTYDESNQYDGVGFVLSVDDPYCCVDIDDIQSMDELDELADEIISMSYAEQSPSGEGIHVWFKYKHNKERHKNKNQQTGYEIYDNKRFISFTGESLNELPIREGGFNLDSFLDKVLKREVVITQQVNPLTYGKAATSEEEIIRIALNSKNGERFYKFLFGGWEENYDNNFSNGDMGFLNDLAFFSNRDPYMMDSIFRKSKLMRDKWDRPQNTSTYGWEQISKAIAECREGFVFSDTPKEETKGIWWRANGNGTYTFMHHILAKEVLKSYPIVRYPTPHSDLYYYNKRKGIYEQDRSGRQVSAIIRSFDDELKSSQVREVFNYIQELSPIVNRINENYIALENGILNFTTFELESFTSDIFVLQKIPVKYNPNAYDEFVDSTLKKVTQGYEPSIMNIQEMFACVLYPGVLVPKIHYLYGKSASNGKSSILNMIHKTFNRDGGNISAVTPQKLAVNTFAGASVYGKLANIVDDNPDSLIEDSGLLKTIITGGYIEIERKGKDAETVKVNTSMIIASNHLPNFNESGNSINRRLHIIPFEHNFSLDAECLSDVETQQRIESDSAREYVVKLAVDALKRMLLNQNPEKLTRNEKANELAATFAEHNDPWADYFHEFKIDYFEDTQGTTVVKEYEQWCKENRVPVLEARKFKETVCARLDMEWKTKKITLNGLPKAVKGFKKKSNTFKLG, via the coding sequence ATGGCAATTAAAGAAAAAGAAAAGATATTAATGGTAGTACAAGAAAATATACCTGAAGAATTAAAGGCTCTTAGAAATTGGGTTTTATGGTGTGCTGAATACAATGAAGATCGGCAGCAGTTTGATAAAATTCCATATCAAATTGACGGAAGAAGAGCCAGTCATTCTGATTTTGCAACATGGAATACATTTGACATTGTATATAAGACTTATGATGAAAGTAACCAATACGATGGAGTAGGGTTTGTTCTTTCTGTAGATGATCCATATTGTTGTGTGGATATAGATGATATTCAATCTATGGATGAATTGGATGAACTAGCAGATGAAATTATTTCAATGTCTTATGCAGAACAGTCTCCTAGTGGAGAAGGGATCCATGTTTGGTTTAAATACAAACATAATAAGGAACGCCATAAAAATAAAAATCAGCAAACTGGCTATGAAATATATGATAATAAGCGCTTTATTTCGTTTACTGGTGAATCTTTAAATGAATTACCAATACGTGAAGGTGGCTTTAATTTAGATAGTTTCTTAGATAAAGTTTTAAAGCGTGAAGTTGTTATTACACAACAAGTTAATCCTTTAACATACGGAAAGGCAGCTACATCAGAAGAAGAAATCATTAGAATAGCACTCAACAGCAAAAATGGAGAAAGATTTTATAAATTCCTTTTTGGTGGTTGGGAAGAAAATTATGATAACAATTTTTCAAATGGAGATATGGGATTTTTAAATGACCTTGCCTTTTTTTCTAATCGAGATCCGTATATGATGGATAGCATTTTTAGAAAATCAAAATTAATGCGTGATAAGTGGGACCGTCCACAGAATACTTCTACTTATGGATGGGAACAAATTTCTAAAGCGATTGCTGAATGTAGAGAAGGATTTGTGTTTTCTGACACACCTAAGGAGGAAACGAAGGGGATTTGGTGGCGTGCTAATGGTAATGGAACATACACTTTCATGCATCATATTTTAGCGAAAGAGGTTCTAAAAAGTTACCCTATAGTTCGTTATCCGACACCTCACAGTGATTTGTATTATTACAACAAGCGGAAAGGTATTTATGAACAAGACAGATCAGGTAGACAAGTTTCTGCAATTATAAGAAGTTTCGATGATGAATTGAAATCGAGTCAAGTTAGAGAAGTTTTTAATTATATTCAAGAGTTATCACCGATCGTTAATAGAATTAATGAAAATTATATAGCGCTTGAAAACGGAATTTTAAACTTTACAACTTTCGAATTGGAGTCGTTTACATCAGATATTTTTGTTTTGCAAAAGATACCTGTGAAATATAATCCAAATGCATATGACGAGTTTGTAGATTCGACATTAAAGAAAGTAACTCAAGGTTATGAGCCGAGCATAATGAACATTCAAGAGATGTTCGCATGTGTTTTATACCCAGGAGTGTTAGTTCCAAAAATTCATTACTTATATGGTAAAAGCGCAAGTAATGGCAAATCCTCAATATTGAATATGATTCATAAAACTTTCAATCGTGATGGTGGCAATATTTCAGCAGTAACACCACAGAAATTGGCGGTGAACACTTTTGCTGGTGCGTCTGTATACGGTAAATTAGCAAACATTGTGGATGATAATCCCGATTCGTTAATTGAGGATAGCGGACTGTTAAAAACGATTATTACAGGCGGTTATATTGAAATCGAGCGTAAAGGAAAGGATGCTGAAACGGTTAAAGTTAACACTAGCATGATAATTGCTAGTAATCATTTGCCCAACTTTAACGAGTCCGGTAATTCAATAAACAGACGACTGCACATTATACCGTTCGAGCACAATTTTTCATTGGATGCTGAATGTTTATCAGACGTTGAAACACAACAACGTATCGAAAGTGATTCCGCTAGAGAATATGTAGTGAAATTAGCTGTAGATGCTTTAAAGCGTATGTTGTTGAATCAGAATCCAGAGAAACTTACACGAAACGAAAAAGCAAACGAACTTGCTGCAACATTCGCTGAACATAATGATCCATGGGCCGATTATTTTCATGAATTTAAAATTGATTATTTTGAGGATACGCAAGGTACAACTGTTGTCAAAGAATATGAGCAGTGGTGTAAGGAGAATAGAGTTCCAGTTCTTGAAGCTAGGAAATTTAAAGAAACAGTTTGCGCTCGTCTGGATATGGAGTGGAAAACTAAAAAAATAACATTGAATGGTTTACCGAAAGCGGTAAAAGGATTTAAGAAAAAATCCAATACATTCAAATTAGGGTAA
- a CDS encoding helix-turn-helix domain-containing protein translates to MSLIHCNLRVLMAERGLNIQKVKDQTTLSRTTISNLYNNFGSGIQFGTLLELCELLKCQPGDLLTYIEVVPNFEVLSEKPELLIEEDTHTVDEDGNGYDYVSSIKTDLNFYCLLRYEGRKYDFTFKVEVKYEIDANKHVNKLDLGTSADFEDSLNGLKLPPHVIDHIDEELCNFLIDWGHDYFSGEEIEGITHMTINRHTLPK, encoded by the coding sequence ATGAGTTTAATTCACTGTAATTTGAGGGTTCTGATGGCTGAACGAGGTCTTAATATTCAAAAAGTAAAAGATCAAACTACATTATCAAGAACCACTATTTCGAATCTGTATAATAATTTTGGTTCGGGAATACAATTCGGCACATTACTTGAATTGTGCGAACTGCTAAAATGTCAGCCAGGTGATCTGCTAACTTATATTGAAGTTGTGCCAAATTTTGAAGTATTGAGCGAAAAACCGGAACTTTTAATAGAGGAAGATACGCATACTGTGGATGAGGATGGTAATGGGTATGATTATGTATCAAGTATCAAAACTGATTTAAATTTTTATTGTTTGTTAAGATACGAAGGACGTAAATATGATTTTACGTTCAAGGTAGAAGTGAAGTACGAAATAGATGCAAATAAGCACGTTAATAAATTAGATCTTGGAACATCCGCTGACTTTGAGGATAGTTTAAATGGGTTGAAACTTCCCCCACACGTTATAGACCACATAGACGAGGAATTATGCAATTTCTTAATCGACTGGGGACATGATTATTTTTCTGGTGAAGAAATTGAAGGAATAACACACATGACGATTAACCGTCACACGTTACCAAAATAA
- a CDS encoding CPBP family intramembrane glutamic endopeptidase: MERILTVNNTLKNVQHKKTALYVLIIYIVMQLSGKWLLLPFHKFVMSTTGLPHAQAAPITQGWYIALSFAIALILSLILTTRDKSFWDIYQGKKETIPLTIVWGVLGFFLVFFGQMIGAAIEMAVFGIEGGSQNTADIVAIAKGAPIAILAIVVFGPILEEFVFRRVIFGSLVQTTNFWVAAIVSAIFFALIHFDFSHILLYTICGLIFAFLYHKTKRIWTSIIAHVMLNGFVTLVQLNAEPLQKFLEELQKMQ; the protein is encoded by the coding sequence ATGGAAAGGATTTTGACTGTGAATAATACTTTAAAAAACGTACAGCATAAAAAAACGGCTCTCTATGTTTTAATCATTTACATTGTCATGCAATTATCAGGAAAGTGGTTACTTTTACCGTTTCATAAATTTGTGATGAGTACAACGGGTTTACCTCATGCACAAGCGGCCCCTATTACACAAGGCTGGTATATCGCACTCAGCTTTGCCATTGCATTGATTTTAAGTTTGATTTTAACTACTCGCGATAAATCGTTTTGGGATATTTATCAAGGTAAAAAGGAGACTATTCCACTTACAATCGTGTGGGGAGTGTTAGGTTTCTTCCTTGTGTTCTTCGGGCAAATGATTGGTGCAGCTATTGAGATGGCTGTGTTCGGAATCGAGGGTGGCTCACAAAACACCGCTGATATTGTGGCGATAGCAAAAGGTGCTCCAATTGCCATTTTAGCGATAGTTGTATTTGGCCCAATTTTAGAGGAATTCGTCTTCCGTCGTGTTATTTTCGGCTCGCTTGTCCAAACGACGAACTTCTGGGTGGCAGCCATAGTCAGTGCCATTTTCTTTGCGCTAATTCATTTTGATTTTTCACATATCCTGTTATATACAATTTGTGGTTTAATCTTTGCTTTCTTATACCATAAAACAAAAAGGATTTGGACATCAATTATTGCGCATGTCATGCTGAACGGCTTCGTTACACTTGTACAATTAAACGCAGAACCGTTGCAAAAATTTTTAGAAGAACTGCAAAAAATGCAATAA
- a CDS encoding helix-turn-helix transcriptional regulator, translating to MISLKMRDEFNQMIAKSGFSKRAFARKCGLSESTFIQISNGKQSPRPNTAKKICEGLHLKFDDIFVIEEKSSEKAVN from the coding sequence TTGATTTCTTTAAAAATGCGTGATGAGTTTAATCAGATGATTGCGAAAAGCGGTTTTTCCAAACGTGCTTTTGCTCGTAAATGCGGTTTATCAGAGTCGACATTTATTCAAATTTCAAATGGAAAACAATCACCACGACCTAATACAGCAAAAAAAATATGCGAGGGTTTGCATTTAAAATTTGATGATATTTTTGTCATTGAAGAAAAGAGTAGCGAAAAGGCGGTGAATTAA
- a CDS encoding redox-sensing transcriptional repressor Rex, translating to MKQEVKIPQATTKRLPLYYRFIQNFAQEGMERISSKELSEAMKIDSATIRRDFSYFGALGKKGYGYDVQHLLKFFSQTLDQHETTKVALIGVGNLGNAFLKYNFQKNHNTHIVVAFDSKAPKEGKMISNIPVYHPDLLEEKYAEYGADLAILTVSSRSAQKMADRLAAMNAKGILNFTPERITVPDTMKLLTIDLSVELQALIYLIRNSDK from the coding sequence TTGAAACAAGAAGTAAAAATTCCACAAGCCACAACTAAAAGACTTCCTCTTTACTATCGATTTATCCAAAACTTTGCGCAAGAAGGAATGGAACGTATTTCATCGAAGGAATTGAGCGAGGCGATGAAAATCGATTCTGCAACGATTCGTCGTGATTTTTCTTATTTCGGTGCGCTTGGCAAAAAGGGATATGGCTATGATGTTCAGCATCTATTGAAGTTTTTTAGCCAAACACTTGATCAGCATGAGACAACAAAAGTAGCGTTAATCGGTGTGGGGAACTTAGGGAATGCATTTTTAAAGTATAATTTCCAAAAAAATCATAACACTCATATAGTGGTTGCATTTGACTCAAAGGCACCAAAAGAAGGGAAAATGATAAGCAATATTCCCGTTTATCATCCCGATTTATTAGAAGAAAAGTATGCTGAATATGGAGCAGACCTTGCTATTTTAACAGTATCTTCGCGCTCTGCTCAGAAGATGGCGGATCGATTAGCAGCAATGAATGCAAAAGGCATTTTAAACTTTACGCCAGAGCGTATTACCGTACCAGATACTATGAAATTATTAACGATAGATTTGTCGGTAGAATTACAAGCGCTCATATATTTAATACGAAATAGCGATAAATAA
- a CDS encoding helix-turn-helix domain-containing protein: protein MLNVQIDEKTVNTMLEKAISERVEKLAKQKYFMTYNELAEYLNLSKPTIEDRLIKNGLKFYKAGSKYLFKRNEVDDFLDDMTANMTATNNDINFFSKLKRST from the coding sequence TTGTTAAATGTCCAAATTGACGAAAAGACCGTTAATACCATGCTCGAAAAAGCAATCAGTGAACGAGTTGAGAAATTAGCAAAGCAAAAGTATTTCATGACTTATAACGAGTTAGCCGAATATCTCAATTTAAGCAAGCCAACTATTGAAGATCGATTAATAAAAAATGGCTTGAAGTTTTACAAGGCAGGGAGCAAATATCTGTTCAAACGGAATGAAGTGGATGATTTCCTAGACGACATGACCGCCAATATGACGGCAACTAATAACGATATTAATTTTTTTTCTAAGTTGAAAAGGTCAACGTAA
- the tatC gene encoding twin-arginine translocase subunit TatC — protein MNPRELTVVEHLEELRKRLFICAVFFVIALIVGFYLAEPLIKHIQYSKEAEQLTLNAFKVTDPLVVYLQVTVIIAFVISSPLLLHQIWLFITPGLHETERKATLKYIPYSFFLFLAGASFSYYVLFPYVMHFMMGLSADLEIKQTIGINAYFSFLFRLVMPFGIIFQLPVVTLFLARLGILNPELMVKFRKYAYFVLIVIAVFLAPPDFISNVIVAIPLFVIYEISIIIARRGYRKFLKAEALLLEEERKEAEREQVERLLAEQRRQIEELND, from the coding sequence ATGAATCCAAGAGAATTAACAGTCGTAGAGCATTTAGAAGAACTAAGAAAACGGCTCTTTATTTGCGCTGTTTTCTTTGTTATTGCACTTATAGTTGGCTTTTATCTAGCCGAACCATTAATTAAACATATTCAATATAGTAAAGAAGCAGAGCAACTAACTTTAAACGCGTTTAAAGTGACTGATCCCCTTGTCGTATATTTGCAAGTGACAGTCATTATAGCGTTTGTTATAAGTTCACCGTTGCTTCTTCATCAAATTTGGTTATTTATTACACCAGGTTTACATGAGACAGAACGTAAGGCTACTTTAAAATATATTCCATATTCGTTCTTTCTATTTTTAGCAGGAGCTTCATTTTCTTATTATGTTTTATTCCCATATGTCATGCACTTTATGATGGGCTTATCTGCGGATTTAGAAATCAAACAAACAATTGGGATTAACGCATATTTTTCATTTTTGTTTCGCCTAGTCATGCCGTTCGGAATCATTTTTCAATTACCTGTTGTGACATTATTTTTAGCACGTTTAGGTATATTAAATCCTGAATTGATGGTGAAATTCAGAAAGTATGCATATTTTGTGTTAATCGTTATTGCAGTATTTCTTGCACCACCAGACTTTATTTCAAACGTTATCGTAGCAATTCCGCTATTTGTAATTTATGAAATTAGTATTATCATTGCACGCAGAGGCTATCGTAAGTTTTTAAAAGCCGAGGCATTACTTTTAGAGGAAGAGCGTAAAGAAGCAGAACGCGAGCAAGTTGAGCGTTTGTTAGCTGAACAACGACGACAAATTGAAGAATTAAATGACTAA
- a CDS encoding twin-arginine translocase TatA/TatE family subunit, translating to MVVHLSAFTPVSLVIIGVVAILIFGPKKLPELGKAMGSTLREFKNATKGLADDDDDTKKKIIEHKENDNVK from the coding sequence ATGGTTGTGCACTTAAGTGCTTTTACACCAGTTAGCCTAGTTATTATCGGTGTGGTTGCAATTCTAATATTCGGACCAAAGAAATTACCTGAGCTAGGTAAAGCAATGGGTTCTACACTTCGTGAATTTAAAAATGCAACAAAAGGTCTAGCTGATGACGATGACGATACAAAAAAGAAAATAATTGAACATAAAGAAAATGATAACGTTAAGTAA